Proteins from a single region of Oncorhynchus nerka isolate Pitt River linkage group LG18, Oner_Uvic_2.0, whole genome shotgun sequence:
- the LOC115146040 gene encoding L-serine dehydratase/L-threonine deaminase-like, protein MASPKAFHINSPFLESIDMSKRTGTEVYLKMESSQPSGSFKIRGIGHLCQKIAGPESKGVVCSSGGNAGMATAYVARKLNIPATIIVPSSSPELIREKLKDQGATVRVVGKVWDDANDEALRLTQTDGLTYVPPFDHPLLWQGHASIVREIKASLPSKPGAVVLSVGGGGLLCGVVEGMKEVGWASVPIICMETEGADCFNAAVKAGKIVTLPDITSEAKCLGSKTVCSQAFEYIKEGNMNIISELVTDQQALQAVETFLDEERVLVELACGAALAAVYCGVIQRLQGEGRLPVPLAGPLVMIVCGGSSINQAQLEHLRKVLNR, encoded by the exons ATGGCAAGCCCAAAAGCCTTTCACATAAATAGCCCGTTTTTGGAGAGCATAGACATGTCAAAACGGACGGGGACCGAAGTGTATTTAAAAATGGAAAGTTCCCAACCATCCGGTTCATTCAAAATCCGTGGTATCGGACACCTGTGCCAAAAG ATTGCAGGACCAGAGTCCAAAGGAGTTGTTTGCTCTTCAG GTGGCAACGCTGGGATGGCCACAGCCTATGTGGCACGTAAACTAAACATTCCAGCAACTATCATTGTGCCTTCATCCTCTCCTGAGCTGATTAGGGAGAAGCTAAAGGACCAGGGAGCCACGGTCAGAGTAGTCGGCAAG GTGTGGGATGATGCCAATGATGAAGCCCTGCGTCTGACCCAGACTGATGGTCTGACCTATGTCCCACCCTTTGACCATCCTCTGCTCTG GCAAGGCCATGCCAGTATTGTGAGAGAGATCAAGGCCTCTCTTCCATCCAAGCCTGGGGCTGTAGTTTTATCTGTGGGGGGAGGAGGGCTGCTCTGTGGGGTGGTGGAGGGCATGAAGGAAGTGGGCTGGGCCAGTGTGCCCATCATCTGCATGGAGACTGAGGGAGCAGACTGTTTTAACGCAGCAGTAAAGGCTGGCAAGATAGTCACCCTCCCTGACATCACTAg TGAGGCCAAGTGTCTGGGTTCGAAGACGGTGTGCAGCCAGGCCTTTGAGTACATTAAGGAGGGCAACATGAACATCATATCAGAGCTGGTCACTGACCAGCAGGCCTTGCAAGCAGTGGAGACCTTCCTGG aCGAGGAGCGTGTGCTGGTGGAGCTGGCCTGTGGGGCTGCGTTAGCGGCTGTGTACTGTGGTGTCATCCAGAGACTGCAGGGTGAGGGCCGGCTGCCTGTTCCCCTAGCAGGACCCCTCGTCATGATTGTCTGTGGAGGGAGCAGCATCAACCAGGCACAGCTGGAACATCTCAGGAAGGTCCTCAACAGATGA